Genomic DNA from Jonesia denitrificans DSM 20603:
TTGCGTGAGGTGTCAACAACGAACTTTTTCCCTCCGATGAGATCGGAGATGCGCTGTCCGTAGGCAACGGAGTCTGCGGTGGTGTGGTAGTTCGAGACGTTGAGGGAGAACCCTGCAGCGTGTTCGATTCCTGCTTGCTGGAGGCGTTCTGCCATGACTTCTGCTGTTTTCCAGCCGCTGTTTCCGGCGTCGATGTAAACCTCTGCACCTGCGTTTGTCAGTGTTTGTGCTGCGTAGGCGAGGTATCCAGCGCGGTCGCCTTGGCCATCGCAGTCACCGAGTTGGGGGAGCGCGTCGGGCTCGAGCACAATGAGGGGGTTCCCCACGATCCCTTGGGCAACAGCGTTGATCCAGTTGGCGTATTCGCTGGTGGCTACCCCTCCTGAGGAGTGGTTGCCACAGTCACGTCCGGGGATTGCGTACGCCACGAAGGCTGCCTTTTTCCCGGCTTCGTGTGCGTCAGTGGTGAGTTGGCGAACTTTTTCAGTGACTTCTGAGTTGGAGTCCCAGTCGCCAATCCATCGTGCTGCGGGGGTGAGGGCAATTTTTGCCAGAAGGTCTTTGTCAGATCCGCTTGCGGCTTGCCATGCCTCGTAGGCCTGGGTGTCAGTGTCGAGGAATAGTGCACTGGGGTTTGGGGCTGGCTCGTCGGTGGGGTCTGGGTCTGGGTCGACTGGGTCGGTTGGGTCGGTTGGCTCGGGGTCTGGTGGTGTGACTGGGGAGCCGTCCACGGAACACGCGACGCCGTTGAGCGTGAAGGCGGTGGGGGCTGTGGGGGAGGAACCTTGACCGATGAATCCGAAGCTTGTGCTTCCGTTGGTACCAAGCGCGCCGTTCCAGGAGACGTTACCTGCTGTCACGGTGTTTCCGGTTTGGGAGACCGTGGCGTTCCACGCCTGGGCGATGCTTTGGCCGGCTGGTTCGTTCCAGGTAATTTCCCAGGAGTTGATGGGGTCGCCCGTGTTTGTCACGGTGACTGCCCCCTGGAAGCCACCGGGCCATTGACTAGCGATGCTGTAGTCGACCGTGCATCCTGCTGCGGCATGTGCTGGTGCGGCAGTGAGGAGTGCTGCTGGGATGAGTCCTGCTCCCACAAGTGCTGCTGTGGTGAGGAGCGATGTCGTGCGCTGTCTCATGAAACCTCCAGTTGGTGTTGAGCGCGTACCTCATGACTATGACTGTGATGGGGGTGTTCGTCCAGGTGGAGAAGTCGCCATCTCGGTGGCGTCATAGTGGTACGGGCAAGAGTACGGGGGTGCACCGGTGGTGGGGGAAGTGTGTGAATCGTTTCAGTTCGTTGACTGTTCGGTGAGCGTGCTGCCTGTCGTGTGGGAGGTGACTTCTGTCCCTGTTCACAGACGACGGTAATGTGATCTGCCCCACACTTTATGATGCGTGATGCGGGTGAAGAGCAAAGCCGGCCCGCCCGCTATGTGAGATTCTTGTGAAGGGTTCCCCGGAATCTTCGCGGTTCGGCGTGTTGGTTCACCGGAGCCCTTCCTTGGAATAGTGCGAGTTTTAGCACCTCGGGCAGGACAGGTGAGGTAAGCCTAAGCGGACATGCTGTGTGATCGTGGCTACAGTATGAAACGGTGCCTGTGGCTCCTCTCACAGGCCTCCGCAGTGGTCGAAGACGACCTTCTTGCGCGCCCGCCCACCAGTGCGGACGCACTGGGACTTCGGTCCCACTGACAGTGTGAACAGGTGGCAAAGGATTGGGAGAGGTTATGACAGTCAACGGCGAACTGGTCCGTGGCGCTGTCCAGAGCAGAGGCTGGACACGCAACCACCCAGGCATCAGCCTGTTGAGTCACGCCCACCCGCACGCCCCCACTCTTCCCGCGACAAGGTGGTAGGAACGCCATGACAAACCCCTACGTCCCGCTTCTCATCCTCATGGGCATTGCCCTGATCTTGGCTATCGGTGGGGTGGTAGCGAGCGCTCTCATCGGCCCAAAGAAATACAACAAAGCCAAACTAGAAGCCTATGAATGCGGGATCCAGCCCACACCGCACGCCGCAGAAGGTGGGAAATTCCCTGTCAAGTACTACCTCGTGGCAATGACCTTCATCGTTTTCGACATCGAAATCATCTTCCTCTACCCGTGGGCCGTCGACTTCGCGCACCTGGCAACCTTTGGTGTCGTCGCGATGCTCTCCTTCCTCGCCCTGATCACCGTGCCATTCTTGTACGAGTGGCGCCGTGGCGGATTCGACTGGGCTTAACCAGAAAGGCAGGCATAGACCATGGCACACGATGACTCCACACCAGGGTTCTTCACCGCATCACTGGAAGACGTTGCTGGCCTCTTCCGTAAAGGATCGATGTGGCCGGTGACGTTCGGGCTAGCGTGCTGCGCAATCGAAATGATGGCGACAGCGTCCTCCCGCTTTGACGTTGCCCGGTTCGGGATGGAAGTGTTCCGCGCTTCCCCTCGTCAGGCTGACCTCATGATCGTGGCCGGCCGAGTGTCACAAAAAATGGCTCCAGTTGTCCGTCAGGTCTATGACCAAATGGCGGAACCCAAATGGGTCCTGTCCATGGGCGTGTGCGCATCGTCAGGCGGAATGTTCAACAACTACGCCATTGTGCAAGGTGTTGATCACATCGTCCCGGTCGACATTTACCTGCCAGGGTGTCCACCGAGACCAGAAATGCTCATCAACGCCATGCTGGAACTCCACAAACAAGTACAAGAACAACCTCTCTTTGGTAACCGTCGGGCCATCATCGAGAAAGTGGAGCGCGCTGCTCTCGATGCAACCCCCGTCTCCCAGATGAAAGGCCTGCTGGCATGAGCGAGGTCACCGGCCCTCACCACCAACAACAACACAGCCCATCGTTGTTCAGCGACAACACCCACGAAGTTGTTGAT
This window encodes:
- a CDS encoding NADH-quinone oxidoreductase subunit B; translation: MAHDDSTPGFFTASLEDVAGLFRKGSMWPVTFGLACCAIEMMATASSRFDVARFGMEVFRASPRQADLMIVAGRVSQKMAPVVRQVYDQMAEPKWVLSMGVCASSGGMFNNYAIVQGVDHIVPVDIYLPGCPPRPEMLINAMLELHKQVQEQPLFGNRRAIIEKVERAALDATPVSQMKGLLA
- a CDS encoding glycoside hydrolase family 6 protein; the protein is MRQRTTSLLTTAALVGAGLIPAALLTAAPAHAAAGCTVDYSIASQWPGGFQGAVTVTNTGDPINSWEITWNEPAGQSIAQAWNATVSQTGNTVTAGNVSWNGALGTNGSTSFGFIGQGSSPTAPTAFTLNGVACSVDGSPVTPPDPEPTDPTDPVDPDPDPTDEPAPNPSALFLDTDTQAYEAWQAASGSDKDLLAKIALTPAARWIGDWDSNSEVTEKVRQLTTDAHEAGKKAAFVAYAIPGRDCGNHSSGGVATSEYANWINAVAQGIVGNPLIVLEPDALPQLGDCDGQGDRAGYLAYAAQTLTNAGAEVYIDAGNSGWKTAEVMAERLQQAGIEHAAGFSLNVSNYHTTADSVAYGQRISDLIGGKKFVVDTSRNGNGSNGEWCNPSGRALGEQPSLNASGAHRGNLWIKLPGESDGSCNGGPAAGQWWQAGALELARNAKW
- a CDS encoding NADH-quinone oxidoreductase subunit A → MTNPYVPLLILMGIALILAIGGVVASALIGPKKYNKAKLEAYECGIQPTPHAAEGGKFPVKYYLVAMTFIVFDIEIIFLYPWAVDFAHLATFGVVAMLSFLALITVPFLYEWRRGGFDWA